In one Grus americana isolate bGruAme1 chromosome 1, bGruAme1.mat, whole genome shotgun sequence genomic region, the following are encoded:
- the TMEM50B gene encoding transmembrane protein 50B, giving the protein MAGFLDNFRWPECECIDWSERRNAIASIVAGILFFTGWWIMIDAAVVYPKPEQMNHAFHTCGVFSTLAFFMINAVSNAQVRGDSYSDGCLGRTGARVWLFIGFMLMFGSLIASMWILFGAYVTQNTNVYPGLAVFFQNALIFFSTLIYKFGRTEELWG; this is encoded by the exons ATGGCAGGATTCCTAGACAACTTCCGGTGGCCAGAATGTGAGTGTATTGACTGgagtgaaagaagaaatgccATCGCTTCCATAGTTGCGGGCATATTG tttttCACAGGTTGGTGGATAATGATAGATGCTGCAGTAGTTTACCCTAAGCCAGAACAAATGAACCATGCGTTCCATACCTGTGGGGTGTTTTCAACACTAGCTTTTTTCAT GATAAATGCTGTATCAAATGCACAGGTGAGAGGAGACAGCTACAGTGATGGATGTTTAGGAAGAACAG GTGCTCGTGTCTGGCTCTTCATTGGCTTTATGTTGATGTTTGGTTCACTTATTGCTTCAATGTGGATTCTTTTTGGAGCATATGTTACACAGA ACACTAATGTTTATCCTGGATTAGCAGTGTTTTTCCAAAATGCGTTGATATTTTTCAG
- the DNAJC28 gene encoding dnaJ homolog subfamily C member 28 codes for MLTNNVGHHLMVHQAMIPRNLKLLPYICGNRMFSGYKPKSNIQDYYKILELEEGCSLDDIRNSYRSLAKRYHPDSGSATADSEAFMKVEEAYRVVLSDVASKKKSNESNEEEEDPFKSKAPQHRHYLSFEGVGFGTPSQREKQYMQFRVDRATEQVLEYRKQRLESQYAVTDLMKAKDVRQSKKVKITQAVERLVEDLIQESMAKGDFDNLSGKGKPLQKFSDCPHVDPMTHNLNRILIDNGYQPEWILMQKEIRETIERLRKSIVASRSTLGGPMTPYRQKQWNRICEQFIEDIRKLNKRIDNFNLVVPILSRQMVHFSADKEIVRAQKTYEALMENREASNSDTKENEEENIKRFGWKSSLLKWLNLTLK; via the coding sequence ATGCTGACTAACAACGTAGGGCATCATTTAATGGTACATCAAGCAATGATTCCAAGAAACCTGAAGCTGTTGCCTTACATTTGTGGCAACAGAATGTTTTCGGGTTACAAACCGAAAAGCAACATCCAGGACTATTACAAAATTCTTGAGCTTGAGGAAGGATGTTCCCTTGATGATATCAGAAACTCGTATCGAAGTCTTGCCAAAAGATACCATCCAGACAGCGGTTCTGCCACAGCCGATTCTGAAGCATTTATGAAAGTAGAAGAAGCGTACAGAGTCGTGCTCAGTGATGTGGCAAGCAAAAAGAAATCGAATGAGAGtaatgaagaggaggaagaccCATTCAAATCAAAAGCACCACAGCATAGACACTACCTGAGTTTTGAAGGTGTTGGTTTTGGAACACCAagccaaagagaaaagcagtacaTGCAATTTCGAGTAGACCGTGCTACTGAACAAGTGTTGGAGTACCGGAAGCAGAGACTTGAAAGCCAGTATGCTGTGACCGATCTAATGAAAGCCAAAGATGTGAGGCAGAGCAAAAAGGTGAAAATAACTCAGGCGGTTGAACGGTTGGTTGAGGACCTCATCCAGGAATCGATGGCAAAAGGAGACTTTGACAACCTCAGCGGCAAAGGAAAACCTTTGCAGAAGTTTTCAGACTGTCCACATGTCGATCCTATGACTCACAACTTGAACAGGATTCTGATAGACAACGGATACCAGCCAGAGTGGATCctgatgcagaaagaaataCGGGAAACTATTGAACGGTTAAGGAAGAGTATAGTGGCATCTAGAAGTACGCTTGGGGGCCCGATGACACCATATAGGCAAAAGCAATGGAATCGTATTTGTGAACAATTTATAGAAGACATcaggaaattaaacaaaagaatTGACAACTTCAATTTAGTTGTTCCTATTCTGAGCAGACAAATGGTGCACTTCAGTGCAGACAAAGAAATTGTTCGAGCACAAAAGACTTACGAAGCCTTGATGGAAAACAGAGAGGCTTCTAATTcagacacaaaagaaaatgaagaggaaaacattaaaaggtTTGGGTGGAAGTCTTCTCTGTTGAAGTGGTTAAACCTTACACTGAAATAA